A DNA window from Mucilaginibacter xinganensis contains the following coding sequences:
- a CDS encoding GNAT family N-acetyltransferase yields the protein MTDAAALLDFSKTTFFDFFGPLNDAANMEAYAAVAFTSQKILSELIESNSEFYFAMLADEIVGYLKLNFNNTQTEFHDANAMEIERIYVSRNHHKKNIGKNLLNFAVNVAFQRQLKYIWLGVWEHNTNAIGFYSHNGFEVFSSHEFTLGDDLQTDLLMKRVL from the coding sequence ATGACCGATGCAGCAGCGCTGCTGGATTTCAGTAAAACAACTTTCTTTGATTTTTTTGGCCCGTTAAACGATGCTGCCAATATGGAAGCATATGCTGCGGTAGCATTTACTTCACAAAAAATACTGTCTGAGTTAATTGAGTCCAACTCTGAATTTTATTTCGCCATGCTCGCTGACGAAATTGTGGGTTATTTGAAGCTAAACTTTAACAATACTCAAACCGAATTCCATGATGCAAATGCAATGGAAATAGAACGAATCTATGTATCCCGGAACCACCACAAAAAAAACATAGGTAAGAACCTACTAAACTTTGCTGTTAATGTAGCATTTCAAAGGCAGCTTAAATATATTTGGCTGGGCGTTTGGGAACATAATACCAACGCAATAGGTTTTTACAGCCACAACGGGTTTGAAGTATTTAGCAGCCATGAGTTTACTTTAGGTGATGATTTGCAAACGGATTTATTGATGAAGCGGGTGTTATAA
- a CDS encoding molybdopterin-dependent oxidoreductase, with translation MKNKLIFSTLLILLTITYQSFAQSLVSQSSVKITGELTSPLDLKISDLDQYAQTEVMRTDKDGKEHRYSGVVLSAILQKAGVTLGSELKGKNLTKYVEVTAADGYQVVFALAELDKNFTDRLVILANKADGKPLLPSEGPFRIIVQDEKKPARCVRQVTGIRVLISK, from the coding sequence ATGAAAAACAAGTTGATATTTTCTACTTTATTAATCTTATTAACAATTACTTATCAGTCTTTTGCTCAATCTTTAGTTTCCCAAAGCTCGGTAAAAATAACAGGGGAGCTGACTAGTCCGCTTGATTTAAAAATATCCGACCTTGACCAGTATGCGCAGACCGAGGTGATGAGAACAGATAAAGATGGTAAGGAGCACAGGTATTCAGGGGTAGTACTTTCAGCAATATTGCAAAAGGCTGGTGTTACTTTGGGAAGCGAGCTGAAAGGTAAAAACCTTACCAAATATGTAGAGGTTACAGCGGCCGACGGTTACCAGGTTGTTTTTGCGCTCGCAGAGTTAGATAAGAATTTTACTGATCGCCTGGTCATTCTTGCAAATAAGGCTGATGGTAAACCTTTGCTGCCTTCCGAAGGACCCTTCCGGATCATTGTACAGGATGAGAAGAAACCTGCAAGATGTGTTAGACAGGTAACCGGAATAAGGGTTTTAATTAGTAAGTAG
- a CDS encoding RNA polymerase sigma factor, with protein sequence MAEKEAAFKKIYEANSKKIYHLCYGYTGDDDAASDLLQETFLKVWQNLDKFRNQAMISTWIYRIAVNTCLTYLRSEKRQAKDELTPLIAETKKEELSEKNEQVSLLYKCISKLEESERIIITLVLDEVPYPEIAEVSGISEGNLRVKIYRIKQKLTELYNHYERV encoded by the coding sequence GTGGCAGAAAAAGAGGCAGCTTTTAAGAAAATTTACGAAGCCAATTCAAAAAAGATCTACCATTTGTGTTATGGTTATACCGGTGATGATGATGCTGCGAGCGACCTTTTGCAGGAAACATTTTTAAAAGTTTGGCAAAACCTTGATAAATTCCGTAACCAGGCAATGATCTCTACCTGGATCTATCGTATTGCTGTTAATACCTGTCTTACCTACCTGCGCTCAGAAAAACGACAGGCAAAAGACGAACTTACACCTTTAATTGCTGAAACAAAAAAAGAAGAATTATCTGAAAAGAACGAGCAGGTATCCCTGCTTTATAAGTGTATATCGAAATTGGAAGAGTCAGAGAGAATTATAATTACACTGGTGCTTGATGAGGTGCCATATCCGGAAATTGCAGAGGTGTCCGGAATTTCGGAAGGAAATCTGAGGGTGAAAATATATCGAATTAAACAGAAACTAACAGAATTGTATAACCACTATGAAAGAGTTTGA
- a CDS encoding globin family protein has product MKNLSNLFLAAAALVSVLAIESCSNKSNNVTPVKATLYDSLGGTALVADPAKPGTMIETGRLGIRSVIDSTIFVIAGDSRINGHFTVLLAEVTKGDLSGFSELSDNLTTFVAVATGAKDYKYQGMDMVAAHDPAQNNRMNGKASSADFDAFVDDVVKGANKNKLPANLIGSLGKIIVSLKSQVVQK; this is encoded by the coding sequence ATGAAAAACTTATCAAATTTATTTTTAGCTGCTGCAGCATTAGTATCCGTATTGGCGATAGAATCGTGCAGCAACAAATCAAACAATGTTACCCCTGTAAAAGCGACATTGTACGACTCATTAGGCGGAACAGCACTGGTAGCGGACCCTGCAAAACCAGGAACAATGATTGAAACCGGTCGTTTAGGCATCCGCTCAGTTATTGACAGTACTATTTTTGTTATTGCCGGCGACTCAAGGATCAACGGTCACTTTACTGTTTTATTGGCAGAAGTAACCAAGGGCGATCTTTCAGGCTTTAGCGAACTAAGTGACAACCTTACAACATTTGTTGCGGTAGCCACTGGCGCAAAAGATTACAAATACCAGGGGATGGACATGGTAGCAGCTCATGATCCGGCGCAAAATAACCGTATGAATGGTAAAGCATCAAGCGCAGATTTTGACGCATTTGTTGACGACGTTGTTAAAGGCGCCAACAAAAATAAGCTACCGGCTAATTTGATTGGTTCACTTGGTAAAATCATCGTTAGCCTGAAATCACAAGTGGTTCAGAAATAA
- a CDS encoding GMC oxidoreductase — translation MLADSININGKAKINNTYDAIVIGSGISGGWAAKELTGRGLKTIMLERGRNFEHLKDYKSAAKDPWEFDHRGNVTQEQRQVRPVISRGWGAVEPIMDYWVNEQDAPYTEIKPFNWWRSYQMGGRSILWGRQSYRWSDFDFEANAKDGWAIDWPIRYKDLAPWYDHVEKFAGVNGSKEGLPQLPDGHFLKPMDLNIVEKDVAERLKKHYKNTRHMIIGRSANLTEAIPDRNACHFRNRCWEGCPFGGYFSTQSSTLPAAVATGNLTVRPFSIVTKIIYDKNTQKATGVEILDAETHQTYEYHAKIVFVNASALNSAWVLMNSATDIWPGGLGSSSGELGHNIMDHHYNLGASGTVEGYEDKYYFGRRPNGIYVVRFANLFDDKRDYLRGFGYQGAASREGWSRNVAELNVGAAFKDAITEPGQWTIGIGGFGELLPYHENKITLDPNRKDKWGLPVLAMDAEIKDNEKKMRVDIVKEAREMLENAGVKNITSWDRGHNVGDGIHEMGTARMGRDPKTSVLNGNNQVWDAKNVFVTDGAAMVSSACQNPSLTYMALTARAANFAADELKKGNI, via the coding sequence ATGTTAGCAGATTCCATAAATATTAACGGCAAGGCCAAAATTAACAACACTTACGATGCTATTGTTATCGGATCGGGCATTAGCGGCGGATGGGCAGCTAAAGAGCTTACCGGCAGGGGCCTGAAAACTATTATGCTTGAGCGCGGTCGTAATTTTGAGCACCTGAAAGATTACAAATCAGCAGCTAAAGATCCGTGGGAATTTGATCACCGTGGAAATGTTACGCAGGAGCAGCGCCAGGTTAGGCCGGTAATTTCGCGCGGCTGGGGGGCTGTTGAACCTATTATGGATTATTGGGTAAATGAACAGGATGCTCCCTACACAGAAATAAAGCCTTTTAACTGGTGGCGTTCCTACCAGATGGGCGGGCGTTCCATTTTATGGGGAAGGCAAAGCTACCGCTGGAGCGACTTTGATTTTGAGGCCAATGCCAAAGACGGATGGGCAATTGACTGGCCTATCAGGTACAAGGACCTGGCACCCTGGTATGACCACGTAGAGAAATTTGCGGGCGTAAATGGTTCAAAGGAAGGTTTACCTCAATTGCCGGATGGTCACTTTTTGAAGCCCATGGATTTGAATATTGTGGAGAAAGATGTGGCTGAACGCTTGAAAAAACACTATAAAAATACTCGGCACATGATTATTGGCCGCAGCGCCAACCTCACCGAGGCGATCCCCGATAGAAACGCCTGCCACTTCAGGAACCGTTGCTGGGAGGGGTGCCCTTTTGGTGGGTACTTTAGCACCCAGTCATCTACTTTGCCTGCGGCTGTTGCTACAGGTAATTTAACGGTACGTCCATTTTCAATTGTAACCAAAATTATTTACGATAAAAACACGCAGAAAGCTACCGGCGTTGAAATATTGGATGCTGAGACACACCAAACTTACGAGTATCACGCAAAAATCGTATTTGTAAATGCTTCTGCCTTAAACAGTGCCTGGGTGTTGATGAACTCTGCAACTGATATTTGGCCGGGTGGCTTAGGAAGCAGCAGCGGAGAACTTGGCCATAATATTATGGATCATCATTACAACCTGGGTGCATCTGGCACGGTAGAGGGGTATGAGGATAAGTATTATTTCGGCAGAAGGCCCAACGGTATTTATGTGGTAAGATTTGCTAATTTATTTGACGATAAACGTGATTATTTGCGTGGATTTGGCTATCAGGGTGCCGCGAGCCGCGAAGGCTGGAGCCGGAACGTTGCCGAATTGAATGTTGGCGCTGCATTTAAGGATGCTATAACCGAGCCGGGCCAATGGACTATCGGGATTGGCGGCTTTGGGGAGTTACTTCCTTATCATGAAAATAAAATAACGCTCGACCCCAACCGGAAAGACAAATGGGGGCTGCCTGTTTTGGCGATGGATGCCGAAATAAAAGACAACGAGAAAAAGATGCGGGTTGATATTGTAAAAGAAGCACGTGAAATGCTGGAAAATGCCGGCGTCAAAAACATAACCTCATGGGATAGGGGGCATAATGTGGGCGATGGAATCCATGAAATGGGTACCGCCCGGATGGGACGCGATCCTAAAACTTCGGTTTTGAATGGCAATAACCAGGTTTGGGATGCGAAAAACGTTTTTGTAACAGACGGCGCCGCCATGGTTTCATCGGCATGTCAAAACCCTTCATTAACCTATATGGCATTAACTGCGCGCGCCGCAAATTTTGCCGCTGATGAATTAAAGAAAGGAAATATTTAG
- a CDS encoding winged helix-turn-helix domain-containing protein, producing MKDSKFTLNGRVWMETSGEKILGHGRVELLERIKESGSIRQAALQMKMSYKQAWDLINHMNTHFSSPLVISHRGGKGGGNAVVTEYGLHVISNFHSLQDKFSVFLSENKNLTDL from the coding sequence ATGAAAGATTCAAAGTTTACGCTTAATGGCCGTGTGTGGATGGAAACGTCCGGTGAGAAAATTTTAGGACATGGCAGGGTCGAGTTGCTGGAACGAATAAAGGAATCGGGATCCATCCGTCAGGCGGCGCTGCAAATGAAGATGTCATACAAACAGGCATGGGACCTTATTAATCACATGAATACGCATTTCAGTTCGCCGCTGGTAATATCGCACCGTGGCGGCAAAGGCGGGGGCAATGCCGTGGTTACTGAATATGGTTTGCACGTTATCAGCAATTTTCATTCACTGCAGGATAAGTTCAGTGTTTTTCTGTCAGAGAACAAGAATTTAACGGATCTGTAA
- a CDS encoding RICIN domain-containing protein, whose translation MKKPSGLFCFCLMLMMSFLASAQTIKGNYAIKNVQTGMLLRVKDAHAENGTPLVSYYPENWKCMTWNFKHITGNTYQLQNLLTNKTFQPVGEPGSGVNLEEQPLNPNGGGQQYEFEPVDTNTFMIKLKGTDLFLTADKKGSVNSRVVLTKKGNSKEQYWTIYEQVPTM comes from the coding sequence ATGAAAAAACCATCCGGCTTATTTTGTTTTTGCTTAATGCTAATGATGTCGTTTTTAGCTTCGGCGCAAACCATTAAAGGGAATTATGCTATTAAAAATGTGCAAACAGGTATGCTTTTACGTGTAAAGGATGCGCATGCTGAAAATGGCACTCCGCTGGTTTCTTATTACCCTGAAAACTGGAAATGCATGACCTGGAACTTTAAGCATATTACCGGCAATACCTATCAATTGCAAAACCTGCTTACCAATAAGACTTTTCAACCCGTTGGCGAGCCTGGAAGTGGGGTTAACTTAGAGGAGCAGCCGCTTAATCCAAACGGAGGAGGACAACAATATGAATTTGAGCCGGTTGATACCAATACTTTTATGATAAAATTAAAAGGGACCGATCTGTTTCTCACCGCCGACAAAAAGGGCAGCGTAAATTCGCGGGTAGTATTGACTAAGAAAGGCAATAGTAAAGAGCAGTATTGGACTATTTATGAGCAAGTACCTACCATGTAA
- a CDS encoding phosphotransferase enzyme family protein — translation MDIFPTQYSTLSSKALNDFISNRYELSDTQCRLLIRNVSDTYVVESLTNKYIFKIYRDAHRKLEEIKGEVELLTILTNSGAKVSYPLKDLNGNSIQAFNAAEGTRYGVLFTYAKGGVVNKMSDQQLAVLGREMAAVHNVTAEIELTHKRHTFDIHSTIIDPLERIKSVFDELPLEYAWLNQTAKTVIAAMGTIDYRHFSHGYCHYDFLPKNFHFDEGNNLTFFDFDFAGKGYLVNDITSLYIHYFLDATLGRLPREEADKAFHIFVEHYRSTRPLHDEELKAMPYFGFAFWVFYLGFQFDNFDDWSSIFFNKKFLIDRVALIKKWMDYFEK, via the coding sequence ATGGATATTTTCCCAACGCAGTACTCTACACTTTCATCAAAAGCTTTAAACGATTTTATTTCAAATCGTTATGAATTGAGCGATACCCAATGCCGATTACTCATCCGCAATGTTAGTGACACCTATGTAGTTGAAAGCCTGACGAACAAATATATTTTTAAGATCTATCGTGACGCACACCGCAAACTTGAGGAAATAAAAGGCGAGGTTGAACTACTTACCATTTTAACCAACAGCGGCGCAAAGGTTTCGTACCCGTTGAAGGATTTGAATGGCAATAGCATACAGGCCTTTAATGCCGCCGAGGGTACCCGTTACGGGGTGTTGTTTACTTATGCAAAAGGCGGAGTAGTAAATAAAATGAGCGATCAACAACTAGCTGTGCTGGGGAGGGAAATGGCAGCGGTACACAACGTAACTGCTGAAATTGAACTGACACACAAAAGGCATACGTTTGATATTCACAGCACCATTATTGATCCGCTTGAACGTATCAAGAGTGTTTTTGACGAGTTGCCGCTGGAGTATGCCTGGTTAAACCAAACAGCTAAGACCGTGATCGCAGCAATGGGGACTATTGATTATCGCCACTTTAGCCATGGCTATTGCCACTACGACTTTTTGCCTAAGAATTTTCATTTTGATGAGGGCAATAACCTTACCTTTTTTGATTTTGACTTTGCGGGAAAGGGTTACCTGGTGAATGACATTACTTCTTTATACATTCATTATTTTTTGGATGCTACCTTAGGAAGGTTGCCGCGTGAAGAAGCCGACAAGGCATTCCATATTTTTGTTGAACACTATCGCAGTACTAGGCCTTTACATGATGAAGAACTTAAAGCCATGCCATACTTTGGCTTTGCATTTTGGGTATTTTATCTTGGTTTTCAGTTTGATAATTTTGACGACTGGTCTAGCATTTTTTTTAATAAGAAATTTTTAATCGACAGGGTTGCCCTTATTAAAAAGTGGATGGACTATTTCGAAAAATAA
- the hemA gene encoding glutamyl-tRNA reductase, which yields MQHLINPIDISQFYAIGINYKKSEANIRGQYAVNNESNSRILQLANSRQVNSMFILSTCNRTEIYGFATNPEHLIDLLCTETKGSKETFKELCYIKNGTCAIEHLFNVGAGLDSQILGDYEIISQLKQAVKFSKERGFINCFLERLFNYVLQSSKVIKNQTTLSGGTVSVSFSAIQYIKSHVIINADVKILLVGTGKIGRNTCKNLVDYLKTNNITLINRSVEKAKELAEELGLKHAPLNQLEDEICSSDIILVASNSPEPVILTSHLKNAGNKLIIDLSIPYNVEESAQKLVNIQLINVDTLSKLNDETLSKRKGEIPKAKQIIAEQTDSFMEWYNMRKNAPALNAIKTTLGLLSVNQQLSASKNLDYPCVIIQQKIQKVVNGAAFKMRSTNQYGCQYIEAINEFFSIAI from the coding sequence ATGCAGCATTTAATTAATCCAATTGATATTTCACAATTTTACGCCATCGGCATAAATTATAAAAAATCTGAAGCAAATATCAGGGGTCAATACGCTGTTAACAATGAAAGCAATAGCCGGATCCTGCAGCTTGCAAATTCCCGTCAGGTGAATAGCATGTTTATTTTATCTACCTGTAACCGAACCGAAATTTACGGTTTTGCAACCAATCCAGAGCACCTTATTGACCTGCTTTGTACCGAAACAAAAGGTTCAAAAGAAACTTTTAAAGAACTGTGTTACATCAAAAACGGGACCTGCGCAATTGAACACCTGTTTAATGTTGGTGCAGGGCTGGATTCTCAAATCCTGGGTGATTATGAAATAATTTCCCAACTAAAGCAAGCCGTAAAGTTTTCAAAAGAACGCGGTTTTATCAACTGTTTTTTAGAGCGATTATTTAACTATGTTCTGCAGTCTTCAAAAGTTATAAAAAATCAAACCACATTAAGCGGCGGTACAGTTTCCGTTTCATTTTCCGCTATACAATACATAAAAAGCCATGTCATTATTAACGCTGATGTTAAGATTTTACTTGTTGGTACAGGAAAAATCGGACGTAATACTTGCAAAAATCTGGTCGATTATTTAAAAACCAACAACATTACCCTCATTAACAGGTCGGTAGAAAAAGCGAAAGAACTGGCGGAAGAATTAGGGTTAAAACATGCGCCTTTAAACCAATTAGAGGATGAGATTTGTTCATCCGATATTATCCTGGTTGCTTCAAATTCGCCAGAGCCGGTTATCTTGACATCACATCTTAAAAACGCTGGCAATAAGTTAATCATCGACCTTTCAATTCCCTATAATGTAGAGGAATCAGCCCAAAAATTAGTTAATATACAGCTAATTAACGTTGATACCCTGTCAAAACTTAATGATGAAACGCTGAGCAAAAGAAAAGGTGAAATACCAAAGGCAAAACAAATAATTGCTGAACAAACTGACAGTTTTATGGAATGGTATAACATGCGTAAAAATGCTCCGGCTTTAAACGCTATCAAAACCACCTTAGGCCTGTTATCTGTTAATCAGCAACTTTCGGCAAGTAAAAATCTTGATTATCCGTGTGTAATCATCCAGCAAAAAATCCAAAAAGTGGTAAATGGGGCAGCGTTTAAAATGCGATCGACCAATCAATACGGTTGCCAATATATTGAAGCAATAAATGAATTCTTCAGCATAGCTATTTGA